The following proteins come from a genomic window of Paenibacillus spongiae:
- the metA gene encoding homoserine O-acetyltransferase MetA, translated as MPIKVPDHLPAKEILNNENIFVMDESVAYHQDIRPLRIAILNLMPTKETTETQLLRLIGNTPLQVEAVLLHPKTHTSKNTSSEHLESFYKTFDEIEHEYYDGMIITGAPVEHLPFEEVNYWEELKTIMDWSARRVTSTFHICWASQAGLYHHYGVPKYDLDEKMFGVFTHTIEKQNVPLLRGFDEQFFVPQSRHTEVRQEDIDRVSDLEVLSVSEDAGVYIAASRNGRQIFVTGHSEYDPLSLKYEYDRDKAKGMTIDVPKNYFPRNDPSLQPRSSWRAHANLLFSNWLNYYVYQQTPYDLGAGI; from the coding sequence ATGCCAATTAAAGTGCCAGACCATTTGCCAGCCAAGGAAATCTTAAATAACGAGAATATTTTCGTTATGGACGAGAGCGTTGCGTACCACCAGGATATTCGTCCGTTGCGGATCGCCATACTGAATCTGATGCCGACCAAAGAAACGACGGAAACCCAGCTGCTCCGTCTCATCGGCAATACGCCGCTCCAGGTTGAGGCCGTCCTGCTTCACCCGAAGACGCATACGTCGAAAAACACATCTTCCGAGCATCTGGAGTCTTTCTACAAGACTTTCGACGAAATCGAGCATGAGTATTATGACGGCATGATTATTACGGGGGCGCCGGTCGAGCATTTGCCGTTCGAGGAAGTAAACTATTGGGAAGAGCTGAAGACGATTATGGACTGGAGCGCCCGCCGCGTGACGTCAACCTTCCATATTTGTTGGGCGTCTCAAGCAGGCTTGTATCACCACTACGGGGTGCCGAAGTACGATTTGGACGAGAAGATGTTCGGCGTCTTCACCCATACGATCGAGAAGCAGAACGTTCCGCTTCTCCGCGGCTTCGACGAGCAGTTCTTCGTGCCACAGTCCCGGCACACCGAAGTGCGTCAGGAGGATATCGATCGTGTATCGGATCTGGAGGTATTGTCCGTATCCGAGGATGCAGGCGTGTATATCGCCGCTTCGCGCAACGGAAGGCAAATTTTCGTAACAGGCCACTCCGAATACGATCCGCTGTCGTTGAAGTACGAGTACGACCGCGATAAGGCGAAGGGAATGACGATCGACGTGCCGAAGAACTATTTTCCGCGTAACGATCCGTCGCTTCAGCCCCGTTCGAGCTGGCGGGCCCATGCTAATCTATTGTTCTCGAACTGGTTAAATTATTATGTGTATCAGCAGACACCTTACGATTTGGGCGCAGGTATTTAA
- a CDS encoding aminotransferase class I/II-fold pyridoxal phosphate-dependent enzyme yields MKIESRLAQIGSVSEPVTGAVSFPVYQATAFRHPRLGESTGFDYSRTKSPTRKVLEDASAQLESGDAGFACSSGMAALQTIFALFSQGDHLIVSLDLYGGTYRLLEQIMSRFGVTASYVDTNDIDAMSALYTPNTKAVLIETPTNPLMMITDIERVCAWAKAKGMLTIVDNTLLTPYLQRPIELGADIVVHSATKYLGGHNDVLAGLIVTKGKELSEKMAFLHNSIGAVLGPQDSWLLMRGMKTLALRMDRHQENATKIANWLLEHEAVEDVYYPALPHHPGHEIQNRQSSGNTGIFSFRLKDARYVEPILRHIRLIAFAESLGGVESLMTYPAVQTHADIPEDIRRQVGVDDRLLRFSVGVEHADDLIADLAQALEAAKREIGEA; encoded by the coding sequence ATGAAAATCGAAAGTCGTTTAGCCCAAATTGGATCCGTGAGCGAGCCGGTTACCGGCGCAGTCAGCTTTCCTGTCTATCAAGCGACTGCGTTCCGCCATCCGCGGCTTGGCGAAAGCACAGGCTTCGATTACTCACGAACGAAGAGCCCTACACGCAAAGTACTTGAAGACGCATCCGCTCAGCTGGAGTCCGGCGATGCCGGATTCGCGTGCAGCAGCGGAATGGCTGCGCTGCAGACCATCTTTGCCCTGTTCTCCCAGGGCGACCACCTTATCGTATCCCTGGATTTGTACGGGGGAACGTACCGGCTGCTGGAGCAGATTATGAGCCGTTTCGGCGTCACCGCTTCTTACGTAGACACGAATGATATCGACGCGATGTCCGCACTGTATACCCCGAATACCAAAGCGGTGCTGATCGAGACGCCGACCAATCCGCTCATGATGATTACCGACATCGAACGTGTCTGTGCTTGGGCGAAAGCGAAGGGAATGCTGACCATCGTCGATAACACGCTGCTGACGCCGTACCTGCAGCGTCCCATTGAGCTTGGAGCGGACATCGTCGTTCACAGCGCGACCAAATATCTCGGAGGACATAACGATGTTCTGGCCGGCTTGATTGTCACCAAGGGCAAGGAGCTGTCGGAGAAAATGGCGTTCCTGCACAATTCGATCGGCGCCGTACTCGGCCCGCAGGATTCCTGGCTGCTGATGCGGGGGATGAAGACATTGGCGCTGCGAATGGACCGTCATCAGGAGAATGCGACGAAGATCGCGAACTGGCTGCTGGAGCATGAAGCTGTGGAGGACGTCTACTATCCGGCGCTTCCCCATCACCCGGGGCATGAAATTCAGAATCGGCAATCCTCGGGCAATACCGGCATCTTCTCGTTCCGGCTGAAGGATGCACGTTACGTCGAGCCGATCTTGAGGCATATCCGGCTGATTGCTTTTGCGGAGAGTCTTGGCGGGGTCGAATCGCTAATGACTTATCCGGCCGTACAGACGCACGCGGATATTCCGGAAGACATTCGCCGCCAGGTTGGCGTGGACGACCGGCTGCTCCGGTTCTCGGTTGGGGTCGAGCATGCGGATGACTTGATCGCCGATTTGGCACAGGCTCTGGAAGCGGCGAAACGCGAAATTGGGGAGGCATAA
- the corA gene encoding magnesium/cobalt transporter CorA, with amino-acid sequence MKIRLVNQGVFTPVQDINETLVAPAEGFYWIDADVDDLAVLQPLFALHDLAVEDCLSEEEQRPKIEIYDGHYFIVINSIRFDDEEIFLRALNIFLGRHIIITVTKQKINELRSLKPILWEEEVNRPDRFLYHLVDLVVDNYFLVGDRIETRIESLEEDILMHTKKSHLTEIIGLRSEILWLKKMLGPQRDVIATLNKKDLKLIDDQLQKYFSDIYENAVKIAETFDTYRDLMGNLREAYQSSLSARANEIMRVFTALTTIFMPLTFLTGVYGMNFDYLPGAHIQGGSLILISLMLILGLGMFFLFRKKDWL; translated from the coding sequence ATGAAAATCCGTTTGGTGAATCAAGGCGTGTTCACACCAGTCCAGGATATTAACGAAACGCTTGTCGCTCCAGCCGAAGGCTTCTATTGGATCGACGCCGATGTCGACGATCTGGCTGTGCTGCAGCCGCTGTTTGCGCTGCATGATCTGGCTGTGGAAGACTGCCTCAGCGAAGAGGAGCAGCGGCCGAAGATCGAAATTTATGACGGCCATTATTTTATTGTTATTAACAGCATTCGATTCGATGACGAAGAAATTTTTCTGCGCGCGCTTAACATTTTTTTGGGACGCCACATTATCATTACCGTAACGAAGCAGAAGATCAATGAGCTGCGCTCGTTGAAGCCGATTCTATGGGAAGAGGAAGTTAACCGGCCGGACCGGTTTCTGTACCACCTGGTCGATCTCGTCGTGGATAACTACTTCCTCGTCGGTGACCGGATCGAGACCCGAATCGAGTCGTTGGAAGAAGATATCCTGATGCATACGAAGAAGTCTCACTTGACCGAGATTATCGGGCTTCGAAGCGAGATTCTGTGGCTGAAGAAAATGCTTGGCCCGCAAAGGGACGTCATCGCCACGCTGAACAAGAAAGACCTGAAGCTAATCGACGATCAGCTCCAGAAATATTTTAGCGATATCTACGAGAACGCCGTTAAGATCGCCGAGACCTTCGATACCTATCGCGATCTGATGGGCAACTTGCGCGAGGCGTACCAATCGAGCCTCTCCGCACGGGCGAACGAGATCATGCGCGTATTCACCGCACTGACGACGATCTTCATGCCGCTCACGTTCCTCACCGGCGTATACGGCATGAACTTCGATTACCTCCCCGGCGCTCACATTCAAGGAGGCTCGTTAATTCTGATTTCCCTTATGCTTATCCTCGGTCTTGGAATGTTCTTCTTATTCCGCAAGAAGGATTGGCTCTAA
- a CDS encoding sensor histidine kinase: MKRWNDLLLKTKMFVVFSAVSLFIVILTCIIFYYKNVSDIKSQTYALSSTITRQFSLTVELFIQDIERLSVSIFGDPVIQSNLLEHYSTNNEVVQNAIELAINRQLFTYLQPRPFLQSIYIFALDRNVYYVSKANGEKVSFSLQEEDWYEDNEKKLKNKFFLLPTYYEATYGGRKEKVVSFVRNINRIPYREVIAYMKININVNVLKGMLVPPGRNEVEQKMRVFIITDDGSIVYDNKDELTGRKAVGLNSAILAQDSHYGDLDWNGRRYLYTVKRSAYTGWSTLVLIPNDVIISKQKRSQYILVPVGLLAMLLVALVSYMLSHQITLPMRYLMMKMNRVELGDFSERMEIGGNNEFGRLSRIYNKMLDSISRLISEVYESKLAEKNAQLSALQAQINPHFLYNTLNIMKSISRVKGVDEVAEISESLAELFQYSMRNLHHPVPLRDEIEHIRNYMNIQQHRFGNRFQLRIDIPDSLMSASVLKLTLQPLIENAVIHGLGKVKAGGYIDVRVRKQGELLVIEIADNGRGIDEKKLESIRHSLESRSRMDDDEDGARGIGLRNIKQRIQLYHGELYGLEIHGATDHGTTVRLTFPCLTYKKEEASDSHDYIFGGG, encoded by the coding sequence ATGAAGCGCTGGAATGACTTATTGTTGAAGACCAAGATGTTCGTCGTGTTCTCCGCCGTGTCCCTCTTTATCGTCATTTTGACATGCATTATTTTTTACTACAAAAATGTAAGCGATATCAAAAGTCAGACCTATGCGCTTTCGAGCACGATAACTAGGCAGTTCAGCCTTACGGTTGAGCTTTTTATTCAGGATATAGAGCGGCTATCCGTATCGATCTTTGGCGATCCGGTCATCCAGAGCAATCTGCTGGAACATTATTCAACGAATAATGAGGTTGTGCAGAATGCGATCGAGCTGGCGATCAACAGACAGTTGTTCACTTACCTGCAGCCTAGGCCATTCCTTCAGAGTATCTATATTTTTGCGCTTGACCGGAATGTTTATTACGTTTCCAAGGCGAACGGGGAGAAGGTCAGTTTCAGTCTGCAGGAAGAAGATTGGTACGAGGATAACGAAAAGAAGTTAAAAAATAAATTTTTTCTGCTCCCTACCTACTACGAAGCTACATACGGAGGTCGCAAGGAAAAGGTTGTTTCCTTCGTCCGCAACATCAACCGCATCCCGTACCGCGAAGTTATTGCCTACATGAAGATTAACATTAATGTCAATGTGCTGAAGGGCATGCTGGTGCCGCCAGGAAGAAACGAAGTTGAACAGAAGATGCGCGTCTTTATCATCACGGACGACGGAAGCATTGTATATGACAACAAGGATGAGCTGACAGGCCGCAAGGCCGTCGGTTTGAATTCCGCGATTCTTGCACAGGACAGCCATTACGGCGACTTGGACTGGAACGGCCGCCGGTATCTTTACACCGTGAAGAGATCAGCTTATACCGGGTGGAGTACACTGGTGCTGATTCCAAACGACGTGATCATCTCCAAGCAGAAACGGTCTCAATATATTCTTGTGCCCGTCGGGCTGCTGGCAATGCTTCTGGTTGCCCTTGTCTCGTATATGCTCTCCCATCAAATCACGCTGCCCATGAGGTATTTGATGATGAAGATGAATCGGGTTGAGCTGGGCGATTTCAGCGAACGCATGGAAATCGGCGGCAACAATGAATTTGGAAGGCTCAGCCGGATCTATAACAAAATGCTGGACAGCATCTCGCGCCTGATCAGCGAAGTGTATGAGTCGAAGCTTGCGGAGAAAAATGCCCAGTTGTCAGCGCTGCAGGCACAAATTAATCCCCACTTTCTGTACAATACGTTAAATATCATGAAATCGATCAGCCGGGTCAAGGGAGTCGATGAAGTTGCCGAGATATCGGAGTCGCTCGCCGAGCTGTTTCAATACAGCATGAGGAACCTTCATCACCCGGTTCCGTTACGCGATGAAATCGAGCATATCCGCAATTATATGAACATTCAGCAGCACCGGTTCGGCAACCGCTTTCAATTGCGCATAGACATTCCCGATTCTCTGATGAGTGCATCCGTGCTCAAGCTGACGCTGCAGCCGCTTATCGAGAATGCCGTCATTCACGGGCTGGGCAAAGTGAAGGCGGGCGGCTATATAGATGTACGGGTCCGCAAGCAAGGGGAACTGCTCGTCATCGAAATTGCCGATAACGGCCGGGGAATCGATGAGAAGAAGCTGGAATCGATTCGCCATTCGCTCGAAAGCAGGAGCCGCATGGATGACGATGAGGATGGCGCGCGCGGCATCGGATTGCGCAATATCAAGCAAAGGATCCAGTTGTATCACGGGGAGCTTTACGGTCTTGAAATCCACGGCGCAACCGATCATGGAACGACGGTGCGTCTGACGTTCCCCTGCTTGACATACAAGAAAGAGGAGGCGTCTGACTCGCATGATTATATTTTTGGTGGAGGATGA
- a CDS encoding MalY/PatB family protein, giving the protein MTRIQYDFDRVIDRSGTASYKWDQSEKLFGNRDVLPLWVADMDFEAPKEVVEAITERAKQGIYGYTLRTDSYYEAVSGWLSRRHGWKVQHDWLSSSPGIVPALSMMVMAYTEPGDRIILQSPVYYPFYDVIRMNDRVIVDNPLIFQNGQFRFDFDLLEEQAKDAKMLLLCSPHNPGGRVWTREELERIGDICLRHGVLVVADEIHHDHVYKGHRHTPFASISDSIAQASITCIAPSKTFNLAGLQAAVVIIPNEKLRQQYNTLLKTLSLHMESYFGLTAVESSYTHGEEWLEQLLVYLEGNLDALLDYVETHIPDVKPVRPEGTYLVWMDCRAISDNPQELKKLMFEQAGVAFSEGSVFGKQGEGYLRVNLACPRSILLEALERFSKAVQEAKAAR; this is encoded by the coding sequence ATGACACGAATTCAATACGATTTTGACCGCGTAATCGACCGCAGCGGAACCGCTTCTTATAAATGGGATCAGTCCGAGAAGCTGTTCGGCAATCGCGATGTTCTTCCCCTCTGGGTTGCGGATATGGATTTCGAAGCGCCGAAGGAAGTCGTCGAAGCGATAACGGAGCGCGCGAAGCAGGGGATCTATGGCTATACGCTCCGGACGGATTCTTACTATGAGGCGGTAAGCGGATGGCTGTCCCGCCGCCACGGCTGGAAGGTTCAGCATGATTGGTTATCTTCAAGCCCGGGCATTGTACCGGCGCTCAGCATGATGGTTATGGCCTATACGGAACCAGGCGACCGGATTATTCTGCAATCGCCGGTATACTATCCGTTCTACGATGTCATTCGCATGAACGACCGGGTCATCGTGGATAATCCGCTTATTTTCCAGAACGGGCAATTCCGGTTCGACTTCGATCTGCTGGAGGAACAAGCGAAGGACGCGAAGATGCTGCTGCTTTGTTCGCCGCATAATCCCGGCGGACGCGTGTGGACAAGGGAAGAGCTGGAGCGGATTGGCGACATTTGCCTGCGGCATGGCGTATTGGTTGTAGCGGATGAAATTCATCACGATCACGTATACAAGGGACATCGGCATACCCCGTTCGCATCGATTTCCGATTCGATCGCGCAAGCCTCCATTACGTGCATCGCGCCGAGCAAAACGTTCAACCTGGCCGGTCTGCAGGCTGCTGTAGTCATCATTCCGAACGAGAAGCTCCGCCAGCAATATAATACGCTGCTGAAGACGCTCTCCCTGCATATGGAAAGCTACTTCGGGCTGACCGCGGTGGAGAGCAGCTACACGCACGGCGAGGAATGGCTTGAACAGCTGCTCGTCTACCTGGAAGGCAATCTGGATGCGCTTCTGGATTATGTGGAAACCCATATTCCCGATGTGAAGCCGGTGCGTCCGGAAGGCACCTATCTAGTCTGGATGGACTGCCGCGCGATTTCGGACAACCCTCAGGAGCTGAAGAAGCTAATGTTCGAACAAGCGGGCGTCGCCTTCAGCGAGGGCTCCGTTTTTGGCAAGCAGGGAGAAGGGTATTTGCGTGTGAACCTGGCTTGCCCGCGCTCGATTCTCCTGGAAGCGTTAGAACGGTTCAGCAAGGCCGTCCAAGAGGCGAAGGCTGCCAGATAA
- the mqnC gene encoding cyclic dehypoxanthinyl futalosine synthase translates to MSQVDRILQDALNGKRPMLEDVVALFESDEIEKMGHAANQLMLRRHPDPITTFVVGRNINYTNVCDVYCRFCAFYRAPGSKEGYVLSDEAILQKIQETQDVNGTEILMQGGTNPNLPFPYYLDLLRKIKQHFPDITMHSFSPAEIHKMREVSDGLSLEEVVRQLHEAGLDSLPGGGAEILDDRTRRKISKLKGSWTDWMDVMTTAHKIGMNTTATMVIGFGEEMEERALHLLRVRDAQDACIAGGYDSKGFLAFIPWTFQPDNTNMKREKATPEEYLKTLAISRITLDNIDNFQSSWVTMGPEVGKLSLSYGCNDFGSTMIEENVVSAAGTTHKVNIELILQLIREAGKIPAQRNTRYEILKMYHDTDTVTNDFVMQN, encoded by the coding sequence ATGAGTCAAGTGGACCGTATTTTGCAGGATGCGCTTAACGGCAAACGGCCAATGCTGGAAGACGTCGTTGCATTATTTGAATCCGATGAAATTGAGAAGATGGGTCATGCCGCGAACCAGCTGATGCTGCGCCGGCATCCGGATCCGATTACGACATTCGTCGTTGGACGCAACATCAATTATACGAACGTCTGTGACGTTTACTGCCGTTTCTGCGCCTTTTACCGCGCACCGGGATCGAAGGAAGGCTACGTTCTTTCCGATGAAGCCATTCTGCAGAAAATTCAAGAGACGCAGGATGTGAACGGAACTGAAATTCTGATGCAGGGCGGAACGAACCCCAACCTGCCATTCCCTTATTATTTGGATTTGCTCCGCAAGATTAAGCAGCACTTTCCGGATATTACGATGCACTCGTTCTCGCCGGCGGAAATTCACAAGATGCGTGAAGTATCGGATGGGCTGTCGCTGGAAGAGGTGGTTCGCCAGCTGCATGAAGCGGGGCTCGACTCTCTGCCTGGCGGCGGCGCGGAAATTCTTGACGACCGGACGCGCCGCAAGATCAGCAAGCTGAAGGGCTCGTGGACCGATTGGATGGACGTGATGACGACCGCCCACAAGATCGGGATGAATACGACGGCTACGATGGTTATCGGCTTTGGCGAAGAGATGGAGGAGCGGGCGCTGCATCTGCTGCGCGTACGTGACGCGCAGGATGCGTGTATCGCGGGCGGCTATGATTCGAAGGGCTTCCTGGCCTTCATTCCTTGGACGTTCCAGCCGGACAACACCAATATGAAGCGGGAGAAAGCGACGCCGGAGGAATATCTGAAGACGCTCGCCATCAGCCGTATCACACTCGACAATATCGACAATTTCCAATCGTCATGGGTGACGATGGGGCCTGAGGTCGGCAAGCTGTCGCTATCTTATGGCTGCAACGACTTCGGCAGCACGATGATCGAAGAGAACGTCGTATCGGCGGCAGGCACGACGCATAAAGTGAATATTGAACTCATCCTTCAATTGATCCGCGAGGCGGGCAAAATCCCGGCACAGCGCAATACGCGCTACGAAATTTTGAAGATGTATCATGATACCGATACGGTTACGAATGATTTTGTCATGCAGAACTAA
- a CDS encoding response regulator transcription factor, whose protein sequence is MIIFLVEDEPWALAELTSLFKVYEPKHQVYAFGNGEDALEAAGKIRPQLVLTDINMPGIDGLELISRLNGIDPSIKGVILSVHEEFAYAQKGVQIGVIDYLLKPAKKDALYKTIDKAIENIEKDTRQKMDQVNWSIAQMLLTSYTVENEISASIFNSKFVMALLYMESGSNCRSWRDTPATNGSIQRHFSFGDIGEQDIHCFDVDPKRKLVLVPFGGENDGRRIESGIAALCQELDRHLLKFHAAYAFKKEREGLDKPYAVLAKRIEDNRKLGVSTISPPDAQPADADVSGVWNKVRVLETLIKNGEMAKGKETIRNILNDLRMKEITVRQLTLFIHDLFYSLKYNLQAFHIGEANMNHLQEDLKMAGEIEGYDELAEWLNEKVWHLFGAAEQKDMKPKCLVPIIIRWIHTHYSSDISLQQFAADNHVSLGYLSRLFKEQTGFTFSEFLIRYRIEKAKQLLSAGVERLTDVSRLVGYEDPRHFSQLFKKIVGEPPISYSKRSK, encoded by the coding sequence ATGATTATATTTTTGGTGGAGGATGAGCCCTGGGCGCTGGCCGAGCTTACGTCGTTGTTCAAGGTTTACGAGCCGAAGCACCAGGTGTATGCCTTCGGTAACGGAGAAGACGCGCTGGAGGCGGCCGGCAAGATACGGCCGCAATTGGTGCTGACCGATATCAATATGCCGGGAATTGACGGGCTTGAGCTCATCAGCAGACTAAACGGCATCGATCCGTCAATCAAGGGCGTCATACTGAGCGTGCATGAGGAGTTTGCTTACGCACAGAAGGGCGTTCAGATCGGCGTGATCGATTATCTGCTTAAGCCGGCGAAGAAAGACGCGCTTTACAAAACGATCGACAAGGCGATAGAAAACATTGAGAAGGATACCAGACAGAAGATGGATCAGGTGAATTGGTCGATCGCCCAAATGCTGCTTACTTCCTACACGGTCGAGAACGAAATTTCCGCGTCCATATTCAACAGCAAATTTGTAATGGCATTATTATATATGGAAAGCGGTTCCAATTGTCGAAGCTGGAGGGATACACCGGCAACAAATGGCTCTATACAAAGGCATTTTTCCTTCGGGGATATTGGCGAACAGGACATTCATTGCTTCGATGTCGACCCGAAGCGCAAGCTGGTTCTCGTCCCGTTCGGCGGCGAAAATGACGGCAGGCGGATCGAGTCGGGAATCGCAGCCTTGTGCCAAGAGCTTGATCGGCATCTGTTGAAGTTTCACGCGGCTTATGCCTTCAAGAAGGAGCGGGAGGGCTTGGACAAGCCCTACGCCGTTCTGGCCAAGCGGATCGAAGACAACCGCAAACTCGGCGTGTCCACGATCAGCCCGCCCGATGCGCAGCCTGCGGACGCCGACGTTAGCGGCGTTTGGAACAAGGTCAGGGTTCTTGAGACCCTGATCAAGAATGGTGAGATGGCCAAAGGCAAAGAGACGATCCGGAACATCCTTAACGATCTCAGGATGAAAGAAATTACCGTCAGGCAGCTGACCTTGTTTATCCACGATCTGTTCTACTCGCTCAAGTACAATCTGCAGGCCTTCCATATAGGCGAAGCCAATATGAACCATTTGCAGGAAGATCTGAAAATGGCCGGTGAAATCGAAGGCTACGACGAGCTTGCGGAATGGCTGAACGAGAAAGTCTGGCACCTGTTTGGAGCGGCGGAGCAGAAAGACATGAAGCCCAAATGCCTGGTGCCAATCATTATCCGCTGGATTCATACGCATTACAGCAGCGATATATCGCTGCAGCAGTTTGCCGCGGATAACCACGTAAGTCTGGGATACCTGTCCAGGCTGTTCAAAGAGCAGACGGGCTTTACGTTTTCTGAATTTCTGATCCGCTACCGGATCGAGAAGGCAAAGCAGCTGCTTTCCGCCGGAGTGGAGCGGCTGACCGACGTGAGCCGGCTTGTCGGCTATGAAGATCCCAGGCATTTCAGCCAGTTGTTCAAGAAGATCGTGGGCGAGCCGCCTATCAGCTACAGCAAGCGGTCGAAATAA